A region of the Roseobacter denitrificans OCh 114 genome:
AGGCCTGGGAGGCACTGGTGGGCGAAACCCGCCGCCAGCGCCGCATTCGAGTGCCGTCGCCCGCGATGATGCTGCGCCTTGGTGCCGGCGTTATCCTCTATCTGGTGCTTGTCTTTTTGCATCCGGTTGTGATCGGCGTCCCTGTTTTGTCTTGATATCAGCGGTTTGCGCGGGGGTGGCGCGGTCTTTGCCGGTTGATCCATGAGCCGATGGCACACTGAAATCAGACCCCGGTGATGATCTGGATCAAAGACAGTCCGGGCGTCTTTCACGAAACTGACCGAAACCGGGCTGTCTTCAAGGCCCTGACGACCGAATGGCTTGGGACGGTTTCCAGGCCCGCAGCCACAACGCTGAAAAAACAGACTGGGACTTCGATGACCAACACGCTTAAAACCTACATGAACCGCAACGTGCCGCGCTACACCAGCTATCCCACGGCGCCGCATTTTTCCGATGCCATCGGTTCTGAGGACTATGCGGCGTGGTTGTCGACGCTTCCTCCCGAAAAACCAGTCTCTCTCTACCTGCATGTGCCCTTTTGTCGTGAGCTGTGCTGGTATTGCGGGTGCAATATGAAACTGGCGAAAAAGGATGCGCCTGTCGCGCAATACGCAAAGACGCTCAACCGCGAGATCGGCTTGTTGGCGCAACATCTGCCGCAGCGGATGCAGGTTTCGCATCTGCATTGGGGCGGTGGAACACCCACAGCCCTTGTGCCGGACGATCTGGAGCGTGCGATGGACGCTGTGCAGGCCAGCTTCGATTTCACCCCTGACGCCGAACTGGCGATCGAGAGTGACCCGCGCACGCTCACCGATGAGATGACCCTGCGGATCGGGCAAATGGGTTTCACCCGTGCCAGCTTTGGGGTGCAGGAATTTGACCCCAAGGTGCAAAAAGCCATCAACCGGATACAGCCGCCCGACATGGTGCGCCATTCAGTCGAGGGCCTGCGTGCGGCGGGTGTCACGGGCATCAACTTTGATCTGATTTACGGGCTGCCGCATCAGACCGTCGATACGCTGTTGGAGACAATTCGCCTCTGCGTGGAAATGCAGCCGGATCGCATTGCGCTGTTTGGATATGCGCATGTGCCCTGGATGGCCAAGAAACAAAGGCTTATTGATGAGGCTGCCCTGCCCGATGGGGATGCTCGCTTGCAGCAATCACAGGCGGCGGCCCTCGCCCTGGTCGCGGCGGGATATGTGGCCATTGGCCTTGATCATTTCGCGCTGCCCTCTGACCCGATGGCTAAAGCTGCCCGAGAAGGCAGCCTGCGCCGCAATTTCCAAGGATACACAACCGACCGCGCGGAAACCATGCTGGGCGTGGGGTCAACGTCCATCGGGCGCACGCCGTCAGGATACGTTCAAAACCTCGCGGAAACGGGTGCCTGGGCGCGCGCTGTTGAAGCAGGTGTGCTGCCCATCGCCAAGGGCGTCGGCCTGAGCAAGGATGACAACCTGCGCGGTCATGTCATAGAGCGGCTGATGTGCAATGGGGAGGTGGACCTCGACGCGGCTGCCCTGCAGTTTGGCACGCCGCGCGATTGGTATCACCCCCACGAAGCAGAACTGGCCATTCTTGAAGCCGATGGTCTGATCACGCGC
Encoded here:
- the hemN gene encoding oxygen-independent coproporphyrinogen III oxidase; the encoded protein is MTNTLKTYMNRNVPRYTSYPTAPHFSDAIGSEDYAAWLSTLPPEKPVSLYLHVPFCRELCWYCGCNMKLAKKDAPVAQYAKTLNREIGLLAQHLPQRMQVSHLHWGGGTPTALVPDDLERAMDAVQASFDFTPDAELAIESDPRTLTDEMTLRIGQMGFTRASFGVQEFDPKVQKAINRIQPPDMVRHSVEGLRAAGVTGINFDLIYGLPHQTVDTLLETIRLCVEMQPDRIALFGYAHVPWMAKKQRLIDEAALPDGDARLQQSQAAALALVAAGYVAIGLDHFALPSDPMAKAAREGSLRRNFQGYTTDRAETMLGVGSTSIGRTPSGYVQNLAETGAWARAVEAGVLPIAKGVGLSKDDNLRGHVIERLMCNGEVDLDAAALQFGTPRDWYHPHEAELAILEADGLITRRGGKITVTDHGAPVVRVAAAVFDAYFAAQRARHAVAV